The genomic stretch AATGAAAGCGAAAGCAATTGTGTAACACATGTTTTGTAGGAAAAGAAACTTCCAAAAAAGTAAATTACTATGTACACCCCTGGGCTTTAGCATTTCACAATATCACACCTTATTATTCAATATTATCCACTTAATTTTCTGAATATGTTGTTGGTTAAAATGCTTGtaaaaatgctctacttaagTACTAAATAGATCAAGAGTCCAACCAATTCATACAAAATTCATGGAGGGATTATATGGTCGAATGTGAAACGATGGGGGTAGTTAAGTGGATATTACAAAAAATCAAAGAATGATATCctattgtgatttttttttttttaaactagaATCCATGCTATGCCTTATTCATGCTTCACACACGTTTCTAAAGCGATTCTGTATCAATCACCGTAACTTGAGAtccttttttgtttattttccaTTTTACAGAAAACTATATATACAGGAGATTAATTAAGTAATGCAGAATTATAAGAGGATAGTGTGATAAAATGCAAAATCACATGGCAGTAAAAAGTAATTTATCCCCTTTCGGGGTTTTACTGGTTTGGGAGTTTTGCACGAATATTTCTCTTGCAATATGACACCGTTGGTAAGGGAATAATTGCTAGTGAAGCACGTACCATTCTTGCATTGACGACAGGCGAAAACGAGAGAATCTGACAACAAAGTTGTAACACAACTCCTCCCAATATGCCTAAATTGAACCACTGAGCTTGGACTCAATGCCATAAAAAAGAGACTTAATTCCTCTTTGGGTTGTAGGTCGGAGTTATATACCTGCTAGCTCCTTACTCAGTCTCTTTgccagcaaaaaaaaaaaaaggatatgcCTGAATTGAGTGTTTTTTCCAATCCCAATTAGAATTATTTTCTTTCAGGGATAATTTGAGAAATTCCTCTCATTTTCTCCTCTCATTTTCTGACTCTTTTGCTTAGCACCTTAAGATTTTGAATGCTATACTTACCTTCTATAGTTTAAGATTTCAAGTACCAAAATTAGCCGGTATGCGTAAACTCTGATAAAAGTTTAATGCAGTTTCATTCCCAACATACTCGAGTGTTGTAATCAAAGACAGCTATGCTTTAGCcttatcaaggcttaggttGAAATTACATCTTCTATCAACAACAATTGTATTTCAAACATAAACAGAACATATGCCCCATAATATATTGATAGCAAATTAAAATCGAGAATCGAAAATGTGACAGAATCATGAGAGCCCAGTCGCAGCTCATGTGTTGAATCCACAGAAGCTTAATATGGCTTTTGAAGCTAAGGATCATATGATGTGGCTAGCAAACGAAGGCTATCTTTTCTTGATGCTGTTATTCCTACTGTCTCTGACATGTCTAAGTCACAGGGATCAAGGCCATTCGGGAGTTTCCAGTTGAAGTGGTAAAGCAGAAGAGCTAAAGGAAGGTCAACATTAGCTAAGCCAAATGAAATTCCAGGGCACATCCTCCTGCCTGCACCAAACGGTAGATACTCGAAGTGAGTTCCTGTGAAATCAACTGGATTGGTTTTGAATCTGTCTGGTTTAAAACTCTCCGGATCATCCCAATACTCAGGATCTCTCCCTATTGCCCAGGCATTGACTAAGACTCTTGTCTTGACGGGAATGGTGTATCCCTCAATTTCACATTCCTCCCTGCATTCTCTAGGAACTAGCAAAGGGACTGGAGGATGTAACCTAAGAGTTTCTTTGATCACTAACTTTAGGTACTTCAATTCTTGAATATcagtttcttcaatttttttctttcccttgaAGGCTGTCCTTATTTCAGATTGAGCTTTGGCCATAACATTTGGATTTCTAACCATCTCTGACATAGCCCATTCCACAGTCGTGGATGAAGTTTCAGTTCCGGCTGAAAACACGTCCTGCATTAATCCCAAAAGAAACAAGTTTAAGGAGTCAAGGGAGTTAAACGTTGCAGAAATTAAGGTGAAATTTTACTGCATCAGTGCTTACTATTACAATAGCCTTGATGTTATTATTGGCGATTGGAAATTGAAGGTCACCGCTTTCTTTAACTCGAAGTAAAACATCAATTAGATCTTCATTGCCGGATTCACCAGTGGCCATATTTGTTCTGGCTAGGTTGTCGATGTGCTGATCAATTATGTTGCCAAGCAGTTTATCCATCTTAAGATGGATCTTAACCAGTTGGCTCTTGACCGAAAGGAGGGGATGAAGAATCTTGAAAGATGGAAACAGATCAGAAATATCGAAGGTACTTGAAAGGGGTGCTGATTCACTCGTTAGCTGTAAGAATTCACGGTGAAGGTCTTTGCTTACTTTCCCAAATGCTGCTCTGCAAACCATAGAACTCGTGTACGAGTACAGTTTCTCGCTTATGTTAACTAGTTTTCCAGCAGCAGCTAAAGCCTGAACAGATGCCACAAGATGCGAAGCCTCATCTTGCCTGATGGAGCCAAAAGATCGGACATTTTTAGCACTAAGGAGTTCCAGAGTGCAAATTTTTCGCATTTGTCTCCAGTAGTCACCGTATGGGCAGCAAGCAATGTCTGAGCTGTTATACATTAAGATCTTGCTCGTTAGAAATTCTGCCCGATCCGCGAAGGCAAGATCATGAGTTTTCATGATCTCTTTAGCCAAATGTGGCGATGATACAACGATTGAAGAAATTTCACCGAGTTGAAGGTGCATCAGAGCTCCATGTTGCCTAGCTAATTTTCTTAGAGCGTGATGGGGTGGGGAACCGACCAAATGGTGCATGTTTCCAATAACAGGTAGCTTTAAAGGAGATGGTGGAAACTTTTGGGCTGCTTTGGATCTCTTCCATTCCTTGATTAAACATAAGACaaaggcaaggaaaagaaagaaggcaATGAAGTTGAAGGGGAGTTCCATTGTTTGGCAATATGATCTTTGAATCCCAGTGGTGAAAGTAATATATCTCTTTCTTAAGATAAAACAGataattagaaaattttgagtCAGATGTGACTAAATAGATGAAAATAGAGAACTGGGCAAAGATCCTATTGTTGAGTGAAATCAACTTTGGCATGCGGAAAAAAGGTAACACTTCCTCTGCACGGAGTTTCTTTTCCGTCTTGGGTTCTAATTCcccttctctttttcctttctcaaaTCCCATCGCTCTTccattaaaaaattttttaaaaaaaaaatgaagaaaacgaGTAGTATCAGTTTCTACGTTTGTGTTTCCCGACTCTGCTCTACCAACTAATTAACCTATAGCCTGATTTTCAGCAATAAATCCa from Coffea eugenioides isolate CCC68of chromosome 8, Ceug_1.0, whole genome shotgun sequence encodes the following:
- the LOC113781261 gene encoding premnaspirodiene oxygenase-like isoform X1, which produces MELPFNFIAFFLFLAFVLCLIKEWKRSKAAQKFPPSPLKLPVIGNMHHLVGSPPHHALRKLARQHGALMHLQLGEISSIVVSSPHLAKEIMKTHDLAFADRAEFLTSKILMYNSSDIACCPYGDYWRQMRKICTLELLSAKNVRSFGSIRQDEASHLVASVQALAAAGKLVNISEKLYSYTSSMVCRAAFGKVSKDLHREFLQLTSESAPLSSTFDISDLFPSFKILHPLLSVKSQLVKIHLKMDKLLGNIIDQHIDNLARTNMATGESGNEDLIDVLLRVKESGDLQFPIANNNIKAIVIDVFSAGTETSSTTVEWAMSEMVRNPNVMAKAQSEIRTAFKGKKKIEETDIQELKYLKLVIKETLRLHPPVPLLVPRECREECEIEGYTIPVKTRVLVNAWAIGRDPEYWDDPESFKPDRFKTNPVDFTGTHFEYLPFGAGRRMCPGISFGLANVDLPLALLLYHFNWKLPNGLDPCDLDMSETVGITASRKDSLRLLATSYDP
- the LOC113781261 gene encoding premnaspirodiene oxygenase-like isoform X2, with the translated sequence MELPFNFIAFFLFLAFVLCLIKEWKRSKAAQKFPPSPLKLPVIGNMHHLVGSPPHHALRKLARQHGALMHLQLGEISSIVVSSPHLAKEIMKTHDLAFADRAEFLTSKILMYNSSDIACCPYGDYWRQMRKICTLELLSAKNVRSFGSIRQDEASHLVASVQALAAAGKLVNISEKLYSYTSSMVCRAAFGKILHPLLSVKSQLVKIHLKMDKLLGNIIDQHIDNLARTNMATGESGNEDLIDVLLRVKESGDLQFPIANNNIKAIVIDVFSAGTETSSTTVEWAMSEMVRNPNVMAKAQSEIRTAFKGKKKIEETDIQELKYLKLVIKETLRLHPPVPLLVPRECREECEIEGYTIPVKTRVLVNAWAIGRDPEYWDDPESFKPDRFKTNPVDFTGTHFEYLPFGAGRRMCPGISFGLANVDLPLALLLYHFNWKLPNGLDPCDLDMSETVGITASRKDSLRLLATSYDP